The genomic interval TCTTCGCCGACATGATGCCTGCTGTAACCTGTCGTCACGACAACATGCGCCAGGCGGCGATGAAGGGCTTCGCTACCGCCACCGATCTGGCCGACTACCTGGTGCGCAAGGGCATCCCCTTCCGTGATGCCCACGAGGTAGTGGGTAAAGCTGTTGCCCTGGGTGTTGAGCGTGACTGTGACTTGGCTGATCTCTCACTGACCGAGCTGCAATCCTTCTCCAGCGAGATCAGCGAAGATGTCTTCGACGTACTCACTCTCGAAGGCTCAGTGGCGGCGCGGGACCATATCGGCGGCACCGCACCGAGCCAGGTACGTGCAGCCATCGCTCGTGCAAAAGAGCGTCTTTTGTAGCCGAACCTACTTTCGCTTCTACCTGCTCTATACTGATAGTTGTACCTCAAGTTTCGGCGTTCATTGGCTCCCTCTCCCCATTGGAGGGCGTCGTAAAAGTCCCCTCTCCCCACCGGGGAGAGGGTTAGGGTGAGGGGGATCAATAGGTAACTTATTGATTAAATACACCCTCATCCTAACCTTCTCCCTCGTAGGGAGATGGGACCGGAGCTTTTATGATGCGCTTCCAAGGAAGGTGGATCAGTGCGTCTAAGCTCACTCTGTCATTTGAACTCCGAAAATTGAGTTATACAATTGGGGCTCGTCTTGATTTGACGGGCATACTCCCAGAGAAACTCTAAAGGTAAACATATCTACCGGGGCCATAGATGAGGGGAAAGCACACCGCCGGCACTATCGCAGCCACTGCAGCAGCGGTGCTGGTGGGTGCGCTGCTGCTGATCCTAACACCCACAGTCAATGCAGACATACTCACCCATGAAGAGCGTCAATGGCTGAAGGAGAACCCCCGGATTCGCTTTGCTCCCGCCCCCAACTACCCTCCTGTCGAATTTTTTGATCAAAACAACCAGTACCGCGGCGTCACTGCTGATTTTGTCGCCCACATGAAGTCTCTGATCGGCCTCGATCTTGAGATCGTCCAGCTACAGAACTGGAACCAGGTGATCGAAAACAGCAAAAAGCGCCAAGTCGATGTCTGGGGTGCCGCCGCCCAGACCGCCGAGCGCAGCGAGTATATGAACTTCACCGAACCCTACATCCGCCTGCCTGCGGTCATCATCGTCCATAAGGAGGTTGAAGGCACACTGAAGATGGAGGAGCTGGTAGGCAAAAAGGTGGTGGTAATCCAGGGCTACGCCTCACAAAAACATATAGAGCAGAATTTTCCCGAACTACAACTAATCGCCGTCCCCGACATCGAGACCGGCCTGCGTATGGTCTCCTTTGGCGCTGCCGACAGTATCGTCGCCACCAACGCCTCCGCCATCTACTACATCGAAAAAGAGGGCCTCACCAACCTGCGGGTGGCAGGAGAGTCCGGCTTTGAGTGGCGGCTGCGTTTCGCCGCCCGCAACGACTGGCCACAACTGATCTCCATCATCCAGAAGGGGCTCAACAGCATCAGCGAGGATAAGAAGCGTGAAATCTACCGCCGCTGGATCAGCCTCGGCTCCAGCGGTTGGGTCTGGAGCTGGGAATTGGTGGCTAAAATTGCCACCGCTGCCGTCCTCATCCTGCTGATTGCTGTGCTGCTGTGGAACCGGACACTGCGCCACCGTGTGGCCGTCCAGACCCAGGTACTGAAACAGGACCTGAGAGAGCGCAAAGCACTGGAGCAGCAGCTGCGCCACCTGGCCACCACTGACCCACTCACCGGCATCTACAATCGGCGTCACCTCTATGACCTGGCGGAAAAAGAGGTAAGGCGCTGCCTGCGCTACGAAAACAACCTCTCAGCCATTGTGCTCGATGTCGATTACTTCAAAGCCATCAACGATAATCATGGTCACGCTGTCGGTGACAACGCACTGGTGGCGTTGGTCAAAACTTGTAATGAAAGGCTGCGCAGCAATGATATTTTCGGCCGCATTGGGGGAGAGGAGTTTATCATTCTCTTTCCCGAAACCGACCAGGTTGCCGCGTTTTCCTCAGCAGAACGTATCCGCCGGGCAGTGGAGCTACTGCATATCGATCTGGATAACGGCAAGAGACTGCAGCTGACCATCAGCATCGGCCTCGCTTCCCTGGAGAATAGCATTCAAGATGCCCAGGGACTGATCAACCGCTGTGACCAGATGATGTATCTGGCCAAAGAGAGCGGCCGCAACTGTATCGTCCAATACCCCGCATTGGGGCCCTAATTCACAACAATGACTCGATCACCTTCACCACCTCCGGTGCATCCCACTCCAGACCACCAAAATAGGCGTAACGAATCAGCCCCTGACGGTCAATCAGGTAGGTGGTGGGGAATGCCCGTATCTGCCAGGGAGAGACCGTCTTTCCCGCACCATCCAGCAGCACCGGGAAAGCGGCGGGAATCCTTTTAAGAAAGGCACGCACTGTCTCCACCGGTTCGCCCACATCGACACTCAGCACCTCCACGCCACGTCCCGCCATTTTCTTTTTCAGGCGGCCCAGCGAGGGGATCTCCTTGACGCAGGGGGGGCACCAGGTGGCCCAGAAGTTGATCAGCACCACCTCACCTTTGTACTTATCCAGGCTGTAGCGCTTGCCGGCAATATCCATGAGCGACAACGCCGGTGGCGTGGGATCACCCGTATAGGGCTGGAGTGCGCCACCAAAGGCGCTGGTATCCCACCTTCTCTCCGCCATCTCGCCCGCAACCGGGGGGCGGGCTTCTCTACTCATGGTCGCAAGCAGCCGTGCAGAACGTGCCAGCATCGGCGGCAGCTCATCACTCCGCCGCAGCTCCTCCTCCGAGGCGGTGGGACGCATATGGAAACCATCGGAGACACGGGGAATCACCCAGGTATAGAGCGTGCTGCCACCGCGGCGAAGATGGCTCGCTATCTCATCCAGATACCAGAGCCTGGCCGATCCCCCGGGCTGAATCAGCAGAATATTCTGGTTGGTCTGGTCGGCAATCGGCAGATAGTCCGGGCGGGCGCCCGGCCTGGGTACTTCAGCTAACAGACTGGGATGAAACAGCAGCAAGCCACCAAGGGGCTTACGATCAGCGTAGCGCTGCTGCCACTGGCGCACCGCCATCAAGGTCAACGCCGCCCCGCGACCGGTACTCATAATAAACAGGCGCCCTTTATCGGGCTGGCTCTGCTCGATCAGCTCCGCAATATCCTCAACCGGCACCTCGGTGAGGCTGCTACGTCCCGGTGGCAGAAAATAGGCGTCATGGAGATCGGCCAGCCACACCTCAAACCCCTCAACCGACAAGCCGGTGGCAAGAGTACCCTCACGCCGACCGCGAAAGCCAAACTCAGACGGCAACCAGAGAATACGGTCAACACCATCGCCGTAACGCTGAATGGGAATTTCATCACCCTCCGCCAGTGTGATGATCTGTGACTCCTCTGCCTGAGCCAATGGGCACAGGCAGAGGAGAAGAGTGGCTATGATAAGTTTACGAAACAACCGATATCTCCATTACTTTCCATACCGATTGAGGATAGACAATTGCCCTCATCTGGAATATTGGCAAATACCGCCATACCGTAGGAGCACTTTCTCGAAGCGCGATGAACATTTCTACCCATGTGCCCGTGCCATCGCGACCCTAGAGATCACACCCGCAACAGCCGCTCCAGCTTGCTGTCGTACTCCAGTGCAGCAGATCGCTATATTGGATTATATGGCTATGTACAAAACTACTGTTCCACGGTTTCAAACTACCTGTAGGAGCGGCTTCAGCCGCGAATGAGCTTCGAGCTACACCGTGATCGCGGCTAAAGCCGCTCCTACAAGAAGTTGCTACTGTGGAACAGTCAGTTGGTACAGAGCCAGTTTGGGTTATCATCACCTTACAAGAGACCACTGAGATAAATTTTTCATGTTCACCCTTCACCCCCGCCTCGCCGCCGACACCTTCGCCGTTGTCACCCTGCCGCTGTGTGAAGTGCGGCTGATGAACGACCGCCGCTTCACCTGGCTGATCCTGGTGCCACAGCGAGAGGAGATCACCGAGCTTCACCAACTGAGCTCAGCAGACCAGATTAAGCTGCTGCAAGAGAGCAGCGATATCTCCCATGCGCTTGCAGAGACCGGTGCCATAGACAAACTCAATGTCGCTGCTCTCGGTAATCTGGTAGCGCAATTTCACTGGCATCTGGTGGCCAGAAGTAAAGAAGATCCCTGCTGGCCCGGACCGGTATGGGGATGCGGCAACGCCGAACCCTACGGTGCAGAGACCGCCAAAAACTTGATCGCACGCCTGCGCAAAATAATCAACAAGGAAGGAAAATATGAATCCTGATTCCCTGCAGCAGCTCAATCAGCGGCTTCTCGAGTTTGCCCGCGAACGTGACTGGGAGCAGTTCCACTCACCAAAAAACCTATCGATGGCACTGATTGCCGAGTGTGCCGAACTGGTTGAGCACTTTCAGTGGCTTAGCGAAGAGCAGAGCATGGCGCTTTCCGAAGGGAAGAAGGAGGAGGTAGCGCTGGAGCTGGCGGATATCCTGATCTATCTGGTGCGCTTCGCTGAACGGATGGATATCGACCTGCTGGATGCCGCCAACCGCAAGATCGCCATCAATGAGCAGCGCTATCCGGCACAACAGGTCAAGGGGGATGCCCGCCGGGCATCGGAGTACTGAGCCCTATGCCACAAAGGAGACTCTGATCGAGTCATGATTGCTTTACGCCGGCTAAAATCTAACCAGACTTAATCAGAGGCGCCTAAACGGCAACCTGAAACGGAAACGTCGCTTACGCTTCTGCTTCGCCATCCCCTGCAGCACCTCGGCATGGCTCGCAACCAATAGTGCTTCGGGAATCTCTTCACGCACTGCGCCAACAAGCTCCCAACATCCGCCCTGGCGCACTTTCAGGCTTACCCACAGCAGGTTGAGTTTCATATTCAGATCGGCGAACATCACCAGCTCCCGATGCTGCTGAAACACCTGTTGCAGACTCCGAAACGCCTGCTCCCGACGTACCGTTGGCCAGCGGGAAAAGCGGGGAATCAGCATCATGAAATCGCCTAGGAGCCTGTCCGAGAATAGGAGCCGTAGCGAGGGGAGTCCATTTTGAGTCATTTTTTCCGGTCATTTGAGGCGAATAGTTACTCCTATTAAACGAAAATGAGCGGAAAAAAGGGCCAAAATGGGGTTTCCGCAGTAGGCGTCCTATTCTCGGACAGGCTCCTAGCGGTCTACCCTCACTGTCGTGGGTAGGCACCCGCTCCCGTAGCGGGCCACCATGGAGCATCACACCATCGGGCGTTAGGTCTTTATTTCCCATATAACAGCTTCCCTCTGGAAACCAAAGCAGCTTTATAGCGCCTATAAACATCACTATAGACCCCACAACCGGCGCTGTCAGCATTGCTGACCCCACCGCAAATGTGACAATTTACCTAAAGTTTTCGCTACAATAGACGCTCTATTCCTTGATGGTAAAGCTTGATCTACACGGGGGATTTCGGCTTTGAAAGAACATAATGACCCCACAGGAACTGTTTTCAGCAACAGCCCTTGTGGCATATTGGTACTCGACGGAGATGGAAAAATCTCCAATCTCAATCAGGCATTGAGCGAACTGGTCGGCCAGCCCCCCGAGCAGTTGATCGGTCATGACTGCGATACCCTTCCCTTCGGCACACTCAAGGGTTTGTTCAAAGGTGAAGGAGAGATGCACCTGATAGGTCCGGGAGTCGGGCAGGAGCAGTGGCTGCATTGCACTGTCCACAAGAGTGGCCAGGGCGGAGTAATAAAGTTCTTTGTTGAGGTTACAGAACAAGTCACCCTACAGGAAGAGAATGAGCGCCTCCGCCAACAGGTGAAACAGCTTACCCTTACCGATGAACTAACCGG from Candidatus Sedimenticola sp. (ex Thyasira tokunagai) carries:
- a CDS encoding diguanylate cyclase; the encoded protein is MRGKHTAGTIAATAAAVLVGALLLILTPTVNADILTHEERQWLKENPRIRFAPAPNYPPVEFFDQNNQYRGVTADFVAHMKSLIGLDLEIVQLQNWNQVIENSKKRQVDVWGAAAQTAERSEYMNFTEPYIRLPAVIIVHKEVEGTLKMEELVGKKVVVIQGYASQKHIEQNFPELQLIAVPDIETGLRMVSFGAADSIVATNASAIYYIEKEGLTNLRVAGESGFEWRLRFAARNDWPQLISIIQKGLNSISEDKKREIYRRWISLGSSGWVWSWELVAKIATAAVLILLIAVLLWNRTLRHRVAVQTQVLKQDLRERKALEQQLRHLATTDPLTGIYNRRHLYDLAEKEVRRCLRYENNLSAIVLDVDYFKAINDNHGHAVGDNALVALVKTCNERLRSNDIFGRIGGEEFIILFPETDQVAAFSSAERIRRAVELLHIDLDNGKRLQLTISIGLASLENSIQDAQGLINRCDQMMYLAKESGRNCIVQYPALGP
- a CDS encoding TlpA disulfide reductase family protein produces the protein MFRKLIIATLLLCLCPLAQAEESQIITLAEGDEIPIQRYGDGVDRILWLPSEFGFRGRREGTLATGLSVEGFEVWLADLHDAYFLPPGRSSLTEVPVEDIAELIEQSQPDKGRLFIMSTGRGAALTLMAVRQWQQRYADRKPLGGLLLFHPSLLAEVPRPGARPDYLPIADQTNQNILLIQPGGSARLWYLDEIASHLRRGGSTLYTWVIPRVSDGFHMRPTASEEELRRSDELPPMLARSARLLATMSREARPPVAGEMAERRWDTSAFGGALQPYTGDPTPPALSLMDIAGKRYSLDKYKGEVVLINFWATWCPPCVKEIPSLGRLKKKMAGRGVEVLSVDVGEPVETVRAFLKRIPAAFPVLLDGAGKTVSPWQIRAFPTTYLIDRQGLIRYAYFGGLEWDAPEVVKVIESLL
- a CDS encoding HIT domain-containing protein → MFTLHPRLAADTFAVVTLPLCEVRLMNDRRFTWLILVPQREEITELHQLSSADQIKLLQESSDISHALAETGAIDKLNVAALGNLVAQFHWHLVARSKEDPCWPGPVWGCGNAEPYGAETAKNLIARLRKIINKEGKYES
- a CDS encoding nucleotide pyrophosphohydrolase, encoding MNPDSLQQLNQRLLEFARERDWEQFHSPKNLSMALIAECAELVEHFQWLSEEQSMALSEGKKEEVALELADILIYLVRFAERMDIDLLDAANRKIAINEQRYPAQQVKGDARRASEY